The following are encoded in a window of Acidobacteriota bacterium genomic DNA:
- a CDS encoding DUF1592 domain-containing protein — translation MVAVVSAALAVRAGQSTPGNAAASAGARPAPAVSHAPAGERTAPGRAPAAAASVGTTAKTTGRPPEAAPRLTAAEFARDVEPVLTYICSQCHNRIANAPIETYLWPESIDTHRNEWETILAKVRSYEMPQPDPNFEPLEERDRAAMVAYLDRAFEEADLRMPPDPGRVTARRLNRVEYGNTIRDLLGIDFDAAEEFPPDDSGYGFDTIGDVLTVSPTLMQKYLAAAEQIASRLVGGDPLPSPAIFTRRSKVRRIGDNAVELSDVLAHDAEYIVKVAITGHRGEADPPVTVRISVDGRPIRTAQVPVQISAVNRQGGATQRAVEEARVFLTGNRHVFRAEFVDDTTLERIPVASRRNPAQNIYPEFIDVAGPYAPASPVAAANPALVCPPDQGRGCARRILEALAHRAYRRPVTRADADELLAVYDRAQAAGYGPRQRLQFALTAMLVSPSFLFRIERDPAPGRIAPLRDVELASRLSYFLWSSMPDEPLLRLAESNRLHEPAVLRREVARMLADPKSRALAEHFGSQWLETRSLDAITRDAERYPEWTPELRDAMRTETTMFFDAILRGDRPVTDFIDAKYTFLNELLARHYGIGDVKGPEFRRVELSTDQRGGVFTQASVLTVSAYPTRTSVVLRGKYLLENVFNTPPPPPPADVPALDEAAVGTAGTLRQRMEAHRTQAICASCHTRMDPLGFALENYDATGKWRTGDGKFPIDSSGAFPNGRTFSGPAELKALLLESAPDFTKGLAEKMLTYALGRGVEPFDRPAIRAIVRQTTAAEFRLQALVLAIVESTPFQQRRGPARPAAEEARRP, via the coding sequence ATGGTCGCCGTCGTGTCGGCGGCCCTGGCCGTTCGAGCCGGGCAATCCACACCGGGCAACGCCGCCGCATCCGCCGGCGCGCGCCCCGCGCCGGCCGTGAGCCATGCGCCGGCGGGCGAACGTACGGCGCCGGGACGTGCGCCGGCGGCCGCGGCCTCGGTGGGCACGACGGCGAAGACGACGGGGCGCCCGCCCGAGGCCGCGCCGCGGCTGACGGCCGCCGAGTTCGCGCGCGACGTCGAACCGGTCCTCACGTACATCTGCTCGCAGTGCCACAACCGAATCGCGAACGCCCCGATCGAGACGTACCTCTGGCCGGAGTCGATTGACACCCACCGCAACGAGTGGGAAACGATCCTCGCCAAGGTGCGGTCGTACGAGATGCCGCAGCCGGATCCCAACTTCGAGCCGCTCGAGGAACGCGACCGCGCGGCGATGGTCGCGTACCTCGATCGCGCCTTCGAAGAGGCTGACCTTCGGATGCCACCCGATCCGGGGCGCGTGACGGCGCGCCGGCTCAACCGCGTCGAGTACGGCAACACGATCCGCGACCTGCTCGGCATCGACTTCGACGCCGCCGAGGAGTTTCCGCCCGACGACTCGGGGTACGGCTTCGACACGATCGGCGACGTCCTGACGGTGTCGCCGACGCTGATGCAGAAGTACCTCGCGGCCGCCGAGCAGATCGCTTCGCGCCTCGTCGGCGGCGATCCCCTGCCGTCGCCGGCGATCTTCACGCGGCGATCCAAGGTGCGCCGCATCGGCGACAACGCCGTGGAGCTGTCGGACGTGCTCGCCCACGACGCCGAGTACATCGTCAAGGTCGCGATCACCGGGCACCGCGGCGAGGCGGACCCGCCCGTCACGGTGCGGATTTCGGTCGATGGCCGGCCGATCCGGACGGCCCAGGTGCCCGTGCAGATCAGCGCGGTGAACCGGCAGGGCGGCGCCACGCAGCGCGCGGTCGAGGAAGCCCGCGTGTTCCTCACGGGCAACCGCCATGTGTTCCGCGCGGAGTTCGTCGACGACACCACGCTCGAACGGATACCGGTCGCCTCGCGCCGCAACCCGGCCCAGAACATCTATCCGGAGTTCATCGACGTCGCCGGCCCGTACGCCCCGGCGTCGCCCGTCGCGGCCGCGAACCCCGCGCTCGTCTGCCCTCCGGATCAGGGGCGCGGCTGCGCCCGCCGCATCCTCGAGGCGCTCGCCCATCGCGCGTACCGGCGGCCGGTGACCAGGGCCGACGCCGACGAGTTGCTCGCGGTGTACGACCGGGCGCAGGCCGCCGGCTACGGCCCGCGCCAGCGCCTGCAGTTCGCGCTCACGGCCATGCTCGTGTCGCCGTCGTTCCTGTTCCGCATCGAGCGGGATCCCGCGCCCGGACGGATCGCGCCGCTGCGAGACGTCGAGCTGGCCTCGCGGCTGAGCTACTTCCTCTGGAGCTCGATGCCGGACGAGCCGCTGCTGCGTCTCGCCGAGTCGAACCGGCTGCACGAGCCCGCGGTCCTGCGCCGTGAGGTCGCGCGCATGCTGGCCGATCCGAAGTCGCGCGCGCTCGCCGAGCACTTCGGCAGCCAGTGGCTCGAGACGCGAAGCCTCGACGCCATCACGCGCGATGCCGAGCGCTACCCGGAGTGGACGCCGGAGCTGCGCGACGCGATGCGGACGGAGACGACGATGTTCTTCGACGCGATCCTGCGCGGCGACCGGCCGGTGACCGACTTCATCGACGCGAAGTACACGTTCCTCAACGAGCTGCTCGCCCGTCACTACGGCATCGGCGACGTGAAGGGGCCGGAGTTCCGCCGCGTGGAGCTCTCGACCGACCAGCGCGGCGGCGTGTTCACACAGGCCAGCGTGCTGACGGTCTCGGCCTATCCCACGCGGACGTCCGTGGTGCTGCGCGGCAAGTACCTGCTCGAGAACGTGTTCAACACGCCGCCGCCTCCCCCGCCGGCCGACGTGCCCGCGCTCGACGAGGCGGCCGTCGGCACGGCCGGCACGCTGCGCCAGCGCATGGAAGCACATCGGACGCAGGCGATCTGCGCGAGCTGCCATACGCGCATGGACCCGCTCGGCTTCGCGCTGGAGAACTACGACGCCACGGGCAAGTGGCGGACCGGCGACGGCAAGTTCCCGATCGACTCGAGCGGCGCGTTCCCGAACGGCCGCACGTTCTCTGGGCCGGCCGAGCTGAAGGCGCTGCTGCTCGAGAGCGCGCCCGATTTCACGAAAGGGCTGGCCGAGAAGATGCTCACCTACGCGCTCGGCCGCGGCGTGGAGCCGTTCGATCGCCCCGCCATCCGCGCCATCGTCCGGCAGACGACGGCCGCGGAGTTCCGGCTCCAGGCGCTCGTGCTCGCCATAGTCGAAAGCACGCCGTTCCAGCAGCGCCGCGGTCCGGCCCGTCCGGCCGCGGAGGAGGCTCGACGTCCATGA
- a CDS encoding alpha/beta hydrolase fold domain-containing protein, with protein sequence MRRHRQPSALVVTFAITLSAAAGAAQLPAGLTPAPPPQSIPEPGPATAGPYAPRAILPGGVVVTLYPPGSPFLKADRVREPEVYNMTANVPGRIQSIVNIHNPSIEFHPADRGTSTGAVVILVAGGGHNTLNVGTEGSDFVPFFYQYGVGTIILRNRLRRDGYDAQTDAVYDAEQAIRMVRARAQEWQVDPRKIGIMGFSAGAELAAPAAVSYPAFEAANASAADPLAGISARPDFVVLVYPGPTPFARNPGTAIPADAPPVFITSAGSGDAQHAIWADELFAAFLKARVPNLEMHIYGNGVHANGMKDRDGTPFGTWHVRLVDWVRDLGFLQKPGVETRAARDVAAYRAARERRATSGSN encoded by the coding sequence ATGCGCAGACACAGGCAGCCTTCTGCACTCGTCGTCACGTTCGCGATCACGCTGTCGGCGGCCGCGGGCGCGGCACAATTGCCCGCCGGGCTGACCCCGGCGCCGCCGCCGCAGTCGATCCCCGAGCCCGGTCCGGCGACGGCCGGGCCGTACGCGCCGCGAGCCATCCTGCCGGGTGGCGTGGTGGTGACGCTGTACCCGCCCGGCTCTCCGTTCCTGAAGGCCGACCGGGTTCGCGAACCCGAGGTCTACAACATGACGGCCAACGTCCCCGGCCGCATCCAGAGCATCGTCAACATCCACAACCCGTCGATCGAGTTCCACCCGGCGGATCGAGGCACCAGCACCGGCGCCGTCGTCATCCTCGTCGCCGGAGGCGGACACAACACGTTGAACGTCGGCACCGAGGGCAGCGACTTCGTGCCGTTCTTCTACCAGTACGGCGTCGGCACGATCATCCTGCGCAACCGGCTCCGGCGCGATGGCTACGATGCCCAGACCGACGCGGTCTACGACGCCGAGCAGGCGATCCGCATGGTGCGGGCCCGTGCCCAGGAATGGCAGGTGGATCCGCGGAAGATCGGCATCATGGGCTTCTCGGCAGGCGCCGAGCTGGCAGCGCCCGCGGCCGTGAGCTACCCGGCGTTCGAGGCCGCGAACGCGAGCGCCGCGGACCCGCTCGCCGGCATCAGCGCGCGGCCGGACTTCGTCGTGCTCGTCTATCCGGGACCGACGCCGTTCGCGCGGAACCCGGGGACCGCGATCCCCGCCGACGCGCCGCCCGTCTTCATCACGAGCGCCGGCTCGGGCGACGCGCAGCACGCCATCTGGGCCGACGAGCTCTTCGCGGCGTTCCTCAAGGCGCGCGTGCCCAACCTGGAGATGCACATCTACGGGAATGGCGTCCACGCCAACGGCATGAAGGACCGGGACGGCACGCCGTTCGGCACGTGGCACGTGCGGCTCGTCGACTGGGTCCGCGATCTCGGCTTCCTGCAGAAGCCGGGCGTCGAAACCCGCGCTGCACGGGATGTCGCCGCGTATCGGGCCGCGCGCGAGCGGCGCGCGACCAGCGGGTCGAACTGA
- a CDS encoding C40 family peptidase has protein sequence MTPAASPAAGAPPAMAVASGSSPAAAVVPKVVPNVAPNNAAPPAPAAEPAGAASLDVPEDGLSTTPPGTPVDREAALRTEVEAWKRVPYRDNGQTRRGIGNAGFVRAVVKVTLGADIPDTYDEQVRTGKLVERDALQPGDLVFFEGSGFGPFRSHSVGLFLGGRDVALARKESGVTIVRLSDPTWSSKYKTARRVPSGAVAPPVFDLATYGSDRARLLRDIAQAWTGVLYRTGGKTFEGIGNDEFVREVYGAIYETDLEGEPNDWQKMGQAVARDKLEPGDIVIYDAGGIGQIVSQRHAGLYLGGGEIVAAVRGSAVRVVKLTDPKWSRAYKGARRIDPDVLARLEEAREERAAARAGRGAVPEAGSAYRPSAATGAVVPMSPHVVSEPERRLRDVTETWRGTPYKLGGTSRSGIDCSAFSRVLYQAVYDVELPRTAEQQEQLGTKVDRKTLRAGDLIFFRTQGMGPFFKSRHVGVYLGGGQFAQASGRRGVTVSSLENRYWSRKYHSARRVARPA, from the coding sequence GTGACGCCAGCGGCATCGCCCGCTGCCGGCGCGCCGCCGGCGATGGCGGTCGCGTCTGGATCGAGTCCGGCGGCTGCCGTCGTGCCCAAAGTCGTGCCCAACGTCGCACCCAATAACGCCGCACCGCCGGCACCTGCGGCCGAGCCGGCGGGCGCGGCGTCGCTCGACGTGCCGGAAGACGGGCTCTCGACGACGCCTCCCGGTACGCCGGTGGATCGCGAAGCGGCGCTGCGCACGGAGGTCGAGGCCTGGAAGCGCGTCCCCTATCGCGACAACGGCCAGACACGGCGCGGCATCGGCAACGCCGGCTTCGTCCGCGCGGTCGTCAAGGTCACGCTCGGCGCGGACATTCCCGACACCTACGACGAGCAGGTCCGCACGGGCAAGCTCGTCGAGCGCGATGCGCTCCAGCCAGGCGACCTCGTCTTCTTCGAGGGCAGCGGTTTCGGCCCGTTCCGATCGCACAGCGTCGGCCTCTTCCTGGGCGGGCGCGACGTCGCGCTCGCGCGGAAAGAGAGCGGCGTCACGATCGTCAGGCTGAGCGATCCGACGTGGTCGTCGAAGTACAAGACCGCGCGGCGGGTGCCGAGCGGCGCCGTGGCGCCGCCCGTCTTCGATCTCGCCACGTACGGCTCGGACCGCGCCCGGCTGCTGCGCGACATCGCGCAGGCCTGGACGGGCGTGCTCTATCGCACGGGCGGCAAGACGTTCGAGGGCATCGGCAACGACGAGTTCGTCCGCGAGGTGTACGGTGCGATCTACGAGACCGATCTCGAGGGCGAGCCGAACGACTGGCAGAAGATGGGGCAAGCCGTCGCCCGCGACAAGCTCGAGCCCGGCGACATCGTCATCTACGACGCGGGCGGCATCGGCCAGATCGTGAGCCAGCGTCATGCCGGGCTCTATCTCGGCGGCGGCGAGATCGTCGCCGCGGTGCGCGGGTCGGCCGTGCGGGTCGTGAAGCTCACCGACCCGAAGTGGTCGCGCGCCTACAAGGGCGCACGCCGCATCGACCCGGACGTGCTCGCGCGGCTCGAGGAAGCGCGCGAAGAGCGTGCAGCGGCGCGGGCAGGCCGCGGCGCCGTGCCGGAGGCCGGCAGCGCGTACCGGCCATCGGCGGCGACTGGCGCCGTCGTGCCGATGTCGCCGCACGTCGTCAGCGAGCCGGAACGCCGCCTGCGCGACGTGACCGAGACCTGGCGCGGGACCCCGTACAAGCTCGGCGGCACGTCGCGATCCGGCATCGACTGCTCGGCGTTCTCACGCGTCCTCTACCAGGCCGTGTACGACGTCGAGCTGCCGAGGACGGCCGAGCAGCAGGAGCAGCTCGGCACGAAGGTCGATCGCAAGACGCTACGGGCAGGCGACTTGATCTTCTTCCGCACGCAGGGCATGGGCCCGTTCTTCAAGAGCCGTCACGTCGGCGTGTACTTGGGCGGCGGGCAATTCGCCCAGGCGTCCGGGCGACGCGGGGTGACGGTTTCCAGCCTCGAGAACCGCTACTGGAGCCGCAAGTACCATTCGGCCCGGCGCGTGGCGCGTCCAGCCTGA
- a CDS encoding sodium:solute symporter, with product MHALDWIVLVGVMGWIVWDGMRRTKDSGQLAGYFLANRSIPWWAAGLSVMATQLSAITMIGTTGQGYTDGIRFIQFYFALPLAMIVLSVTLVPFFYHSGVYTAYEYLERRFDGKTRSLTSLLFLLSRGLSCGAVVSAPAVVLSLVLGWDLTATALVITIPAVVYTMVGGVQAVTWTDVKVMSLTVIGLVAVIAVAVLGFPAGVSIPDGLRVAAATGRLRTFDFSFDLANPYTFWSGTIAALFLFCSYFGTDQSQVQRYLTARSADEARRSLLMSAYWKIPLQLLVLLLGVMVYVFYTFNAPPLIFSAVHSRQVMESAAAPAFTALELEFGAAYDARRQAAERYVEARRAGDPMAAALGADRLRVQDAAVDDVRRRAAELVRETAGDRQFSDVNYIIPTFILTRLPAGVVGLLMLVIMLSATDTIAGELNSLATATVIDFYKRWFRPAEADGHYLIVSKVATGLWGLFACAVAVWAAALGSLIEVVNRFGSFFYGSILGVFILAVGVPMATGTGAFVGLIAGMSAVAWVASFTRIAFLWHNVVGAVVVVIAGVIVSRIERAIAPRR from the coding sequence ATGCACGCGCTCGACTGGATCGTCCTCGTCGGCGTGATGGGCTGGATCGTCTGGGACGGCATGCGCCGGACCAAGGACAGCGGCCAGCTCGCCGGGTACTTCCTCGCGAATCGATCGATCCCCTGGTGGGCCGCCGGCCTGTCGGTCATGGCCACGCAGCTCAGCGCGATCACGATGATCGGCACGACCGGACAGGGCTACACCGACGGCATCCGGTTCATCCAGTTCTACTTCGCGCTGCCGCTCGCGATGATCGTGCTCTCGGTCACGCTCGTTCCTTTCTTCTACCACTCCGGCGTCTACACCGCGTACGAGTACCTGGAGCGCCGCTTCGACGGCAAGACCCGCAGCCTGACCAGCCTGCTGTTCCTGCTCTCGCGTGGGCTGTCGTGCGGCGCGGTCGTCTCGGCGCCGGCCGTCGTGCTCTCGCTCGTGCTCGGCTGGGACCTGACGGCGACCGCGCTCGTCATCACGATCCCGGCCGTCGTGTACACGATGGTGGGCGGCGTGCAGGCGGTCACCTGGACCGACGTGAAGGTCATGTCGCTCACGGTCATCGGCCTCGTCGCCGTGATCGCCGTCGCCGTGCTCGGGTTTCCGGCCGGGGTGAGCATCCCGGACGGCTTGCGCGTGGCAGCCGCGACCGGCCGCCTGCGCACGTTCGACTTCTCGTTCGACCTCGCCAACCCGTACACGTTCTGGTCGGGCACGATCGCGGCGCTGTTCCTCTTCTGTTCGTACTTCGGGACGGACCAGAGCCAGGTCCAGCGCTATCTCACGGCGCGATCGGCCGACGAGGCGCGGCGCTCGCTGCTGATGAGCGCCTACTGGAAGATCCCGCTCCAGTTGCTGGTGCTCCTCCTCGGCGTGATGGTCTACGTGTTCTACACGTTCAACGCCCCGCCGCTCATCTTCAGCGCCGTGCACAGCCGGCAGGTCATGGAGAGCGCCGCGGCGCCCGCCTTCACGGCGCTCGAGCTCGAGTTCGGCGCCGCGTACGACGCCAGGCGCCAGGCCGCGGAGCGGTACGTCGAGGCGCGCCGTGCCGGCGACCCGATGGCCGCCGCGCTCGGCGCCGACCGGCTCCGCGTCCAGGACGCCGCCGTCGACGATGTGCGCCGCCGAGCGGCGGAGCTCGTGCGCGAAACGGCGGGCGATCGCCAGTTCTCGGACGTCAACTACATCATCCCGACCTTCATCCTCACCCGGCTGCCAGCCGGCGTGGTCGGCCTGCTGATGCTCGTCATCATGCTGTCGGCGACCGATACGATCGCCGGCGAGCTGAACTCGCTCGCGACCGCCACCGTCATCGATTTCTACAAGCGCTGGTTCCGGCCTGCGGAAGCGGACGGCCACTATCTCATCGTGTCGAAGGTGGCGACGGGGCTCTGGGGGCTGTTCGCCTGCGCGGTGGCGGTCTGGGCCGCGGCGCTGGGCTCGCTGATCGAGGTCGTCAACCGGTTCGGGTCCTTCTTCTATGGCTCGATCCTCGGCGTGTTCATCCTGGCCGTCGGTGTGCCGATGGCGACCGGAACCGGCGCGTTCGTCGGGCTGATTGCCGGCATGAGCGCGGTCGCGTGGGTCGCGTCGTTCACCCGCATCGCCTTCCTCTGGCACAACGTCGTCGGCGCGGTGGTCGTCGTGATTGCGGGCGTGATCGTGAGCCGCATCGAGCGCGCGATCGCGCCTCGCCGGTAG
- a CDS encoding glucose 1-dehydrogenase, giving the protein MTNFLDLHGRIALVTGASSGIGAATALVLADLGAAVAIGYYRNDAGAVATRDRIVAAHGRSVAFKADLRRTDDVRALVDETTAVLGPIDILVNNAGSLVVRQRLADLTEERVDEVLALNLKSAMFASQAVVPSMAARRRGAIVNVASIAGQSGGGPGAGAYAAAKAALSAHTKSLARELAPQGIRVNAVAPGVIDTPFHETFSTPDAMRAFVANIPMGRIGTAMECATVIAFLASDAASFVTGTTVDVNGGQLMR; this is encoded by the coding sequence ATGACCAACTTCCTCGATCTCCATGGGCGCATCGCGCTCGTCACCGGCGCGTCGTCCGGGATCGGCGCCGCGACGGCGCTCGTGCTGGCGGATCTCGGCGCCGCGGTGGCGATTGGCTACTACCGCAACGACGCCGGCGCGGTGGCGACGCGCGATCGCATCGTCGCCGCTCACGGGCGATCGGTGGCGTTCAAGGCCGACCTGCGGCGAACCGACGACGTGCGGGCGCTCGTGGACGAGACGACGGCCGTGCTCGGCCCGATCGACATCCTCGTGAACAACGCAGGATCGCTCGTCGTCCGGCAGCGGCTCGCCGATCTGACCGAGGAGCGCGTCGACGAGGTGCTCGCGCTCAATCTCAAGAGCGCGATGTTCGCGTCGCAAGCCGTCGTGCCGTCGATGGCCGCGCGGCGTCGCGGCGCCATCGTCAACGTGGCGTCGATCGCCGGCCAGAGCGGCGGCGGGCCGGGCGCCGGCGCGTATGCGGCCGCCAAAGCCGCGTTATCGGCCCACACCAAGTCGCTCGCCCGCGAGCTGGCGCCGCAGGGGATTCGCGTGAACGCCGTCGCGCCGGGCGTGATCGACACGCCCTTCCACGAGACGTTCTCGACGCCGGACGCGATGCGCGCGTTCGTCGCGAACATCCCGATGGGCCGGATCGGCACCGCCATGGAGTGCGCGACCGTCATCGCGTTTCTCGCGTCCGACGCCGCGAGCTTCGTCACGGGCACGACGGTCGACGTGAATGGAGGACAACTGATGAGGTGA
- a CDS encoding four helix bundle protein — translation MAERTRQDLAGRAFNFSVGVSNLCRQMTARHGDDDLAHMARQSFRAAASIGANIEEGQVAFSRRDMATKYAIALRESRETLYWLRLIAATRPALTSDVEPLITEAREFVAMLTTSVRRLRER, via the coding sequence GTGGCGGAGCGGACGAGGCAGGACCTGGCGGGGCGGGCGTTCAACTTCTCGGTGGGCGTCTCGAACCTGTGCCGGCAGATGACGGCCAGGCATGGAGATGACGATCTGGCCCACATGGCCCGTCAATCCTTCCGAGCCGCCGCGTCGATCGGCGCGAACATCGAGGAAGGCCAGGTCGCCTTCAGCCGGCGCGACATGGCCACGAAGTACGCCATCGCCCTGCGTGAATCCCGCGAAACGCTGTACTGGCTGCGCCTGATCGCCGCCACGAGACCAGCCCTGACATCCGATGTCGAGCCACTCATAACCGAGGCCCGCGAGTTCGTAGCCATGCTCACCACGTCGGTCCGCCGGCTGCGCGAACGCTAG
- a CDS encoding metallophosphoesterase — translation MRRLVVVAALASLLQAASAARGPECEFTGVQRVVAIGDVHGAYDQLVQILRTAGVVTDRLRWSGGKTHLVQVGDVVDRGPDSRRVLDLYRRLEGEASSAGGRVHVLLGNHEVMRLVGDYRYTTAGEYQAFATRSSAALRAEFVDAVEDPQLKKHFASQPLGALEMIRAFGARETYGAYLRRLNAVVRINDVVFVHGGISPADAALSCGEINDRIRRDITDDMAATTANPAEAWSMRSDGPLWYRGLAQGPDTFAPEVDAILAGQQARAMVVAHTPQESGRIAVKFGGRVFVIDTGMQPEYVPTGRPSALELVGDAATAIYPQGRELLGRLPPLPVPAAAAAR, via the coding sequence ATGCGGCGACTCGTTGTCGTGGCCGCGCTCGCCAGCCTGCTCCAGGCAGCCTCGGCGGCGCGCGGCCCGGAGTGTGAATTCACCGGCGTCCAGCGCGTGGTCGCGATCGGCGACGTGCACGGCGCCTACGACCAGCTCGTCCAGATCCTGCGCACCGCGGGTGTCGTCACCGATCGCCTGCGATGGTCGGGTGGCAAGACGCATCTCGTCCAGGTCGGCGACGTCGTCGACCGTGGCCCGGACTCGAGGCGCGTCCTCGATCTGTACCGGCGGCTCGAGGGCGAGGCCTCCTCGGCCGGCGGCCGGGTACACGTGCTGCTCGGCAATCACGAGGTGATGCGGCTCGTCGGCGACTACCGCTACACGACGGCAGGCGAGTACCAGGCGTTCGCGACCCGATCGTCCGCCGCGCTCCGCGCCGAGTTCGTGGACGCGGTGGAGGATCCGCAGCTCAAGAAACACTTCGCCAGCCAGCCGCTCGGCGCGCTCGAGATGATCCGCGCGTTCGGCGCGAGGGAGACGTACGGGGCTTATCTGCGCCGGCTGAACGCCGTCGTGCGCATCAACGACGTCGTCTTCGTGCACGGCGGGATCAGCCCGGCCGATGCCGCCCTCTCCTGCGGCGAGATCAACGACAGGATTCGCCGCGACATCACCGACGACATGGCGGCGACGACGGCGAACCCGGCAGAAGCGTGGTCGATGCGATCGGACGGCCCGCTCTGGTACCGGGGTCTCGCGCAAGGGCCGGACACCTTCGCGCCGGAGGTCGACGCCATCCTCGCGGGACAGCAGGCGCGCGCGATGGTCGTCGCGCACACGCCGCAGGAGTCGGGCCGGATCGCCGTGAAGTTCGGCGGCCGCGTGTTCGTCATCGACACGGGCATGCAGCCCGAGTACGTACCGACGGGCCGGCCGTCCGCGTTGGAGCTCGTCGGCGACGCTGCGACGGCCATCTATCCGCAAGGCCGCGAGCTGCTCGGCCGTCTTCCGCCGCTCCCCGTACCCGCGGCGGCTGCCGCCCGCTGA